In Labrus mixtus chromosome 13, fLabMix1.1, whole genome shotgun sequence, a single genomic region encodes these proteins:
- the lnpa gene encoding endoplasmic reticulum junction formation protein lunapark-A, with protein MGAVISRWKAKPSTVEILEGIDKEIQTLEEYGEKYQKQLKIWVGRLILYSFLLYLIMCIVVYSWYLPEQMMGRLILAIPFLIFPLIVWLLRKLLIIIFSRRTEKNNDKLEDLKAQKRKILEEVMETETYKNAKMILERFDPDSKKKMELESTPVGPQMTPKPGQELRQRNVIPKTPTLVVNSGGAATRPPLASGPTYPGRSSHSAPGGPPERGLSAIAAQQSLMRRPVTPGTPVPGIGMHPPGPPLARPVLPRDRGAMDRVIEYLVGDGPQNRFALICQQCLSHNGMALKEEFEYVAFRCAYCYFLNPARKTRPQAPRLPEVTGEQKESSDAPLPASAADVDEDHSVLEKSKLADVSAETDPQGPGTPTTTEPSCASDSQSTPESQDPSSEKSDGEQDLSAMEVE; from the exons ATGGGGGCTGTCATCTCTCGGTGGAAG GCTAAACCATCCACTGTGGAGATTTTGGAAGGGATCGATAAG gaAATACAGACCCTTGAGGAGTACGGTGAGAAGTATCAGAAGCAGTTGAAGATATGGGTTGGGCGGCTGATTCTCTACTCATTTCTGCTCTACCTGATCATGTGTATCGTGGTGTATTCCTGGTACCTGCCTGAACAGATGATGGGGCGGCTCATATTGGCTATTCCCTTTCTAATATTTCCTTTAAT AGTGTGGTTACTTCGAAAACTACTTATAATTATCTTTTCACggagaactgaaaaaaata atgacAAATTAGAGGATCTTAAagcacaaaaaaggaaaata CTTGAAGAAGTTATGGAAACTGAGACGTATAAAAATGCTAAAATGATTCTGGAGAGATTTGATCCTGATTCCAAGAAAAAAATG GAGCTGGAATCCACTCCAGTTGGACCACAGATGACTCCAAAACCAGGACAAG AGCTTCGCCAGCGCAATGTCATCCCCAAAACCCCCACACTGGTGGTGAATAGTGGAGGAGCTGCTACACGCCCTCCTCTTGCCTCTGGGCCCACCTATCCTGGCCGATCTTCCCACTCTGCTCCAGGTGGACCCCCAGAGAGGGGCCTTTCGGCTATAGCTGCTCAGCAGAGCTTGATGAGGAGGCCTGTGACCCCTGGAACACCTGTTCCAGGAATCG GGATGCACCCTCCAGGCCCACCCCTGGCCAGACCCGTGCTCCCAAGGGATCGAGGCGCTATGGACAGAGTCATCGAGTATCTTGTTGGCGATGGCCCTCAGAACAG ATTTGCTCTCATATGTCAGCAGTGTCTCTCCCATAACGGCATGGCATTAAAGGAGGAATTTGAATACGTTG cCTTCCGATGCGCATATTGTTACTTCTTGAACCCTGCGAGAAAGACCAGGCCTCAGGCACCCCGACTGCCCGAGGTCACAGGAGAGCAGAAAGAGTCATCTGATGCCCCCTTACCAGCGTCTGCTGCTGACGTAGATGAAGACCACTCTGTTTTAG AGAAAAGCAAGCTTGCTGACGTCTCTGCTGAAACAGACCCCCAAGGGCCGGGCACACCAACGACCACAGAGCCCAGCTGTGCGTCAGACAGCCAGAGCACTCCAGAGTCACAAGATCCATCCTCAGAAAAATCCGATGGAGAGCAAGATTTGTCTGCCATGGAGgtggaataa
- the evx2 gene encoding homeobox even-skipped homolog protein 2: MMERIRKEMILMERGLHSPVAGKRLADGTPGNSVLEALENSQHSGRLSPRITSAQLHGNLGDIPTKSKFEIDSLFGTHHNSENNSSAEISSSESRKKMSLYSEVSPDSDINSDVEVGCPSHRSPSQHKENNKGFSDSGSSSSNSLANMNGNSSGSNNSNSDQVRRYRTAFTREQIGRLEKEFYRENYVSRPRRCELAAALNLPETTIKVWFQNRRMKDKRQRLAMSWPHPADPSFYTYMMTHAAATGSLPYPFHSHMPLHYYPHVGVTAAAAAAAATSAASSPFATSIRPLDTFRALSHPYSRPELLCSFRHPGLYQSPAGLNSSAAASAAAAAAAAAAAVSAPSASGPCSCLSCHSSQAASALGSRSASSDFTCTASGQRSESGFLPYSAAVLSKTSVPSPDPREESSLNR, from the exons ATGATGGAGAGGATAAGAAAAGAGATGATATTGATGGAGAGAGGGCTGCACAGTCCGGTCGCAGGGAAGAGGCTCGCAGACGGCACCCCGGGAAACTCAGTGCTGGAGGCCCTGGAGAACTCGCAGCACAGCGGACGGCTCAGCCCGAGAATAACTTCGGCTCAGCTTCATGGAAATCTGGGGGACATCCCGACGAAAAGCAAATTTGAGATTGACAGTCTTTTCGGCACGCACCACAACAGTGAAAATAACTCCTCGGCGGAGATTTCTTCGTCAGAAAGCAGGAAGAAAATGAGTCTTTATTCTGAGGTTTCTCCAGATTCAGATATTAACAGTGATGTGGAGGTGGGATGCCCTTCGCACCGCTCCCCGAGCCAGCACAAGGAGAACAACAAAG GTTTTTCAGATTCTGGGTCCTCCAGCTCAAACTCCCTCGCGAATATGAACGGTAACTCATCGGGATCAAACAATTCTAATTCCGACCAAGTGAGAAGATATAGGACTGCTTTCACCCGAGAACAGATCGGAAGACTGGAAAAGGAGTTTTACAGGGAAAATTACGTTTCCAGGCCGAGAAGATGTGAATTAGCTGCAGCGCTAAATCTGCCCGAAACGACCATTAAG gtGTGGTTTCAGAACAGGCGGATGAAGGACAAACGGCAGCGTTTGGCGATGTCCTGGCCCCATCCCGCAGACCCCAGCTTCTACACCTACATGATGACGCACGCGGCAGCTACAGGAAGCCTACCATACCCTTTCCACTCTCACATGCCTCTACATTACTATCCGCACGTCggtgtcacagcagcagcagccgccgcgGCCGCCACCAGTGCCGCCTCGTCACCTTTCGCCACCTCCATCCGACCCCTCGACACTTTCCGGGCGCTTTCCCACCCTTATTCACGGCCAGAGCTCCTGTGCAGCTTCCGGCACCCGGGACTCTACCAGTCACCCGCAGGCCTCAATAGTTCCGCTGCAGCGTCGGCAGCcgcggcagcagcagcggcggcggcggcggtcAGTGCGCCATCAGCATCCGGGCCCTGCTCGTGTCTGAGCTGCCACAGCAGCCAGGCCGCGAGCGCGCTCGGCTCCAGGAGCGCGAGCTCTGACTTTACCTGCACAGCTTCCGGGCAAAGATCCGAGAGTGGATTTCTGCCCTATTCTGCAGCTGTTCTCAGCAAGACCTCAGTCCCGTCTCCAGACCCGCGAGAGGAAAGTTCACTCAACAGATAA